In Metarhizium brunneum chromosome 3, complete sequence, a genomic segment contains:
- the glkA gene encoding Glucokinase, with product MALADKTKRVVSQFDFSDADANLHVQEFLKQMKEGLETDGTSISQIPTYVTGVPNGTEKGLYLAVDLGGTNFRVCSIHLNGDTTFNLTYNKVAIPKELMVAKTAKELFAFLAKQIELFLREHHAEHFESHVRRRATASTPMGYRDEQIFRLGFTFSFPVKQLGINKGYLIRWTKGFDIPDAVGKDVCRLLQDEIDNLSLPVKVAALVNDTVGTLMARSYTSTGKHRSLLGGIFGTGTNGAYIEKTANIKKPIEGEYDASTGEMVINTEWGSFDNQLNVLPSTPWDKALDAESVNPGIQMFEKRVSGMFLGEIVRLTVVDMIKDDGISLFRDANSSFNDRSTTTSIGPKSSIFEAWGLDSAIMSVAAADNTPELSTIRLELEKSLDIYAPSLEDAQAFKAISDAVARRAARLSAVAIGAIALQSGRLDDPEEEVLDIGVDGSLVEHYPFFRDMIYEALGAIDGIGAEKVAKIRIGIAKDGSGVGAALIALIAARMEKPGDFLADLRSDIKRRLEKIPSNVSTSVEDPVQSWTPLVVGGLVAVAAIAGIWWSRRR from the exons ATGGCGCTTGCCGACAAGACGAAGCGAGTGGTCTCGCAGTTCGACTTTTCCGACGCAGATGCCAACCTCCATGTTCAAGAATTCCTGAAGCAAATGA AGGAGGGTTTGGAAACCGACGgcaccagcatcagccaGATTCCTACCTATGTTACCGGAGTTCCTAATGGCACCGAAAAG GGCCTGTACTTGGCGGTTGATCTGGGTGGCACCAACTTCCGTGTCTGCTCCATCCACCTCAACGGCGATACGACCTTTAACCTGACATACAACAAAGTGGCCATTCCCAAGGAGCTCATGGTTGCGAAAACTGCCAAAGAGCTCTTCGCCTTTTTGGCCAAGCAAATTGAGCTGTTCCTTCGAGAACACCACGCCGAGCACTTTGAGAGTCATGTGCGTCGCAGAGCTACCGCTAGTACCCCAATGGGTTACCGTGACGAGCAGATTTTTCGCCTTGGATTTACATTTAGCTTTCCCGTCAAGCAATTAGGTATCAACAAGGGTTACCTCATTCGCTGGACCAAGGGTTTTGACATTCCCGATGCCGTTGGCAAGGATGTTTGTCGTTTGCTGCAGGACGAGATTGATAACCTGAGCCTCCCGGTCAAGGTTGCGGCTCTTGTCAACGACACTGTCGGCACTCTTATGGCAAGATCCTATACGTCTACTGGTAAACACCGCTCTTTATTGGGTGGCATCTTTGGAACTGGTACAAATGGAGCCTATAtcgaaaagacggccaaTATCAAGAAACCAATCGAAGGTGAATATGACGCGTCGACTGGTGAAATGGTCATCAACACCGAGTGGGGTTCATTCGATAACCAGCTCAATGTCCTGCCTTCTACTCCGTGGGACAAGGCACTGGATGCTGAAAGCGTGAATCCTGGCATCCAGATGTTTGAGAAGCGTGTTTCAGGAATGTTCCTGGGAGAAATCGTACGGTTGACTGTTGTGGACATGATCAAAGATGATGGCATCAGCCTTTTCCGAGACGCAAACTCTAGCTTCAACGACAGATCCACCACCACGAGCATTGGGCCGAAGTCAAGTATCTTTGAGGCATGGGGACTCGACAGCGCCATCATGTCCGTCGCCGCAGCTGACAACACCCCCGAGCTTTCTACGATACGACTAGAACTGGAAAAGTCTCTGGACATTTACGCTCCGTCATTGGAAGATGCCCAGGCGTTCAAAGCTATCTCTGATGCCGTCGCGCGCCGAGCAGCCAGATTGTCGGCagtggccattggcgccatTGCGCTACAATCAGGCAGGCTTGATGAccccgaggaggaggtgcTCGATATTGGTGTCGATGGTAGCTTGGTTGAGCATTATCCCTTTTTCCGGGACATGATCTACGAGGCCCTTGGCGCCATCGATGGCATTGGAGCTGAAAAGGTCGCAAAGATTCGAATTGGTATTGCCAAGGATGGAAGTGGAGTTGGAGCAGCTCTGATTGCCTTGATTGCCGCTCGTATGGAGAAGCCTGGCGATTTCCTTGCTGATCTGCGCTCGGATATCAAGAGACGACTCGAGAAGATTCCTTCCAATGTGTCGACATCGGTCGAGGATCCGGTACAGTCATGGACACCGCTGGTAGTGGGTGGTCTTGTTGCAGTGGCCGCAATTGCGGGCATCTGGTGGAGTAGGCGCAGGTGA